The Bdellovibrio sp. ArHS genome has a window encoding:
- a CDS encoding CapA family protein — MKEMLLTPLLVFANTAFAGPDLTYSTPCDPRNQTATLSFVGDILIHDMLYKSVVAGSKDFSQIWRRTNSLMQKADASIGNLEGPAALGIDRQGRDHGDVGFTYDLNIYSGTNMVFNFHPRILSDLKKSGYDLLTVANNHSLDRYSIGVDRTVQAARNIGLPTVGTRIAQERNAEFYQILNIRNMRVAFLGCTEMTNGRTDSKDQLLLCYSGEKIRTLIRDLSSRSDVDAVIVLPHWGVEYSSKPDAKQKSHAKMFLEAGATAVVGSHPHVLQPWEKYVTTDGRETLVIYSLGNFVAFQKDVERKTGAVAYIGLAKEGNRKATIFGVGYTPTYRDGYEVYPVGAGSFKDAQKHAAQMFGTRGRIEPASTLLPALCGNGP; from the coding sequence ATGAAAGAAATGCTCCTCACCCCTCTGTTAGTTTTTGCGAACACCGCTTTTGCCGGACCAGATCTGACTTATTCCACGCCCTGTGATCCACGCAATCAGACCGCCACTCTTTCATTTGTGGGCGACATCCTGATTCATGATATGCTTTATAAATCCGTGGTCGCTGGCAGCAAAGATTTCTCGCAAATCTGGCGTCGCACCAACAGTCTGATGCAAAAAGCGGACGCTTCCATTGGCAATCTTGAAGGCCCCGCCGCACTGGGGATTGATCGTCAGGGACGGGACCACGGAGACGTGGGCTTCACTTATGATCTGAATATTTATTCTGGCACCAACATGGTCTTTAACTTCCATCCGCGCATCCTTTCGGACTTAAAAAAATCTGGATACGATTTATTGACGGTCGCGAACAACCATTCTTTGGATCGGTATTCCATCGGTGTTGATCGAACTGTTCAAGCCGCGCGAAATATCGGGCTTCCCACAGTAGGCACTCGCATAGCGCAGGAACGAAATGCCGAGTTTTATCAGATCCTGAATATTCGCAATATGCGCGTGGCTTTTTTGGGCTGCACGGAGATGACCAACGGGCGCACCGACAGCAAAGACCAGTTGCTGCTTTGTTATAGTGGCGAAAAAATTCGCACTCTTATCAGGGATCTTTCTTCACGTTCAGATGTGGATGCGGTGATCGTTCTTCCGCATTGGGGCGTTGAGTACAGTTCTAAACCTGATGCCAAACAGAAAAGTCACGCCAAGATGTTTTTGGAAGCCGGGGCCACCGCGGTCGTGGGTTCGCATCCGCATGTGTTGCAACCTTGGGAAAAATACGTGACGACGGATGGTCGTGAAACCTTGGTGATCTATTCCTTGGGTAACTTCGTCGCATTTCAAAAAGATGTTGAACGAAAAACCGGGGCCGTGGCTTACATTGGGCTGGCAAAAGAGGGAAATCGTAAAGCCACGATTTTCGGCGTGGGTTATACTCCGACATATCGGGACGGTTATGAAGTCTATCCCGTTGGCGCAGGCTCTTTCAAAGATGCTCAAAAGCATGCCGCGCAAATGTTTGGAACTCGTGGACGTATCGAGCCCGCCAGCACTTTGCTTCCGGCGCTCTGTGGAAACGGTCCGTAA
- the ybaK gene encoding Cys-tRNA(Pro) deacylase has protein sequence MSEKDKFPMTLAIRELQAHNVSYTGHLFPYQEKGGTRHSSEQLGVDEHIVIKTLIMETEDKSPLIVLMHGDMQVSTKQLARELGVKTVSPCKPEVADRHSGYQVGGTSPFGTKRKMPVYMEKSIAELAQIYINGGKRGFLVSLSPQEVVRLLKPQYVTVGIAE, from the coding sequence ATGAGTGAAAAAGACAAGTTTCCTATGACTTTGGCGATCCGCGAACTGCAAGCTCATAATGTGAGCTACACAGGACATCTCTTTCCTTATCAAGAAAAAGGCGGCACCAGGCACTCCTCGGAACAGCTTGGCGTCGATGAACACATCGTGATTAAAACCTTGATCATGGAAACTGAGGATAAATCGCCCCTGATTGTACTCATGCACGGGGACATGCAAGTTTCAACCAAACAACTGGCCCGGGAACTGGGCGTAAAAACCGTGTCTCCTTGTAAGCCCGAAGTGGCTGATCGGCACTCGGGGTATCAGGTGGGAGGAACTTCTCCCTTTGGAACGAAAAGAAAAATGCCCGTCTATATGGAAAAAAGCATCGCCGAACTTGCGCAGATTTATATCAACGGGGGCAAGCGGGGATTCTTAGTTTCCTTGTCTCCGCAAGAGGTCGTGCGTCTTTTAAAACCCCAGTACGTAACCGTAGGTATCGCGGAATGA
- a CDS encoding ATP-binding protein codes for MNSASFFKAFVTRWGVELSLVLLIALGVYFYQHPQFLVSAHSEPMSDEVVTTLQKIAEIIERAENSEKLFIHQRKAQDLADYNQQVLLLNYQMGQLAKLVVGDEGLHKKSVQLNRLLHGHFEAVNKVLTERQQGRAVRVPASASILPQVAETFPLQTVSKPLWKRTEFFYGILGFLAALIILSRLWQKQEVRRQKSLATSLQTRSILLDSILNNMSEALIVTDEQGYFTHYNAAAQRIIGTRIKEVATTVSVEELGFFHVASGEAYSQKNLPFYRALRGEQVDDLEIFVQNETHPQGTYISLSSRSLNDIQGGIAGALVVFKDISRRKMIEQEWAKAREAALEASLKKSDFLAAMSHEIRTPMNGVIGMTTLLADTPLNEEQKEYVGTVKRSAESLLMLINDILDYSKIEAGKISLDPQPFDLHFLARDITEIFRATLAEKNVGLKLQISEKIPKYFVGDSGRLRQILVNLIGNAVKFTEKGFVSLDVSLTEASAQNLHLKFEVKDTGPGLKEEERRSLFQKYFQTKTGAKFGGTGLGLSICKQLVNLMQGQIGVESVVGLGSNFWFTVSLPIAAEQDLPRLQDAKFAKVFKGNVLVVEDQLVNQRVAQNYLRKLGLEVEVAANGLVAFEKCQSKKYDLIFMDCQMPVLNGFEATKKIRQTEQVTASTRTPIIALTADAGGADKLEYAHSGMDGFLAKPIELPLLFEVLQRWLPLQENTLDLTALAQLESYMVKDQSLVAALIEDLEASAPGLISSMKKSFQDVDETGLSEAAHALKSAAATLGAKRLAELCATVEDLTDVSGAAEFITQIEEQFVNSLNELKNYLSEKNAA; via the coding sequence ATGAATTCAGCATCTTTTTTCAAAGCTTTCGTGACCCGTTGGGGAGTGGAACTTTCTCTAGTTCTGTTGATCGCTTTGGGCGTCTATTTTTACCAACATCCGCAATTCCTAGTGTCAGCACATTCGGAGCCAATGTCTGACGAAGTTGTGACGACCTTACAGAAGATCGCCGAGATCATTGAACGCGCCGAAAATTCTGAAAAACTTTTCATCCACCAGCGCAAAGCTCAGGATCTGGCCGACTACAACCAACAGGTTCTTTTGCTGAACTATCAAATGGGTCAGCTTGCCAAGTTGGTCGTGGGGGACGAGGGGCTTCACAAAAAGTCTGTCCAGTTAAATCGTCTGTTGCATGGGCACTTTGAAGCCGTGAATAAAGTTCTGACGGAAAGACAACAGGGGCGCGCGGTGCGTGTACCCGCCAGCGCATCTATTTTACCTCAGGTTGCTGAAACCTTTCCTTTGCAGACGGTGTCTAAGCCCTTGTGGAAACGGACGGAATTCTTTTACGGTATTCTGGGTTTTTTGGCGGCACTGATAATCTTAAGTCGTCTGTGGCAGAAACAAGAAGTGCGTCGACAAAAATCTTTGGCGACGTCATTGCAGACACGTTCCATTCTTCTGGATAGTATTTTAAATAACATGAGTGAGGCGCTGATCGTCACAGACGAGCAGGGTTACTTCACGCACTACAACGCCGCGGCTCAACGTATTATCGGCACACGTATCAAGGAAGTGGCTACCACCGTCAGTGTCGAAGAGTTGGGTTTTTTCCACGTCGCCAGTGGCGAAGCTTATTCGCAAAAAAATCTTCCGTTCTATCGGGCTTTGCGCGGAGAGCAGGTGGATGATTTGGAGATTTTCGTACAAAATGAAACGCACCCCCAAGGTACTTATATTTCTTTAAGCAGTCGTTCGCTCAATGATATTCAGGGCGGGATTGCCGGTGCTCTGGTTGTTTTTAAGGATATCAGTCGACGAAAAATGATTGAACAGGAATGGGCTAAAGCTCGTGAGGCCGCTTTGGAGGCGTCCTTGAAGAAGTCGGACTTTCTGGCAGCGATGAGCCACGAAATTCGCACGCCGATGAATGGCGTGATCGGGATGACAACGCTGTTGGCGGATACGCCGCTGAATGAAGAACAAAAAGAATATGTCGGAACCGTGAAAAGATCGGCCGAGTCTTTACTGATGTTGATCAACGACATTCTTGATTATTCAAAAATTGAGGCCGGAAAAATCAGTTTAGATCCGCAACCCTTCGATCTGCACTTTCTGGCTCGCGATATCACTGAAATATTCCGCGCCACACTGGCGGAAAAGAACGTCGGATTGAAGCTGCAAATTTCGGAAAAAATCCCGAAATACTTTGTGGGTGATTCCGGGCGTCTGCGCCAAATTTTAGTCAATCTTATTGGCAACGCCGTCAAGTTCACTGAAAAGGGTTTTGTCAGTTTGGATGTGAGTCTGACTGAGGCGTCTGCGCAAAACCTTCATCTTAAATTTGAAGTCAAGGACACCGGTCCCGGTCTTAAAGAAGAAGAGCGTCGCTCGCTGTTTCAAAAATACTTTCAAACCAAAACAGGCGCCAAATTTGGCGGAACCGGATTGGGGCTTTCCATTTGCAAACAACTTGTGAATCTTATGCAAGGCCAGATCGGTGTTGAAAGTGTCGTCGGCTTGGGCTCTAATTTCTGGTTTACGGTCAGCCTTCCGATCGCGGCAGAACAGGATCTTCCGCGCCTGCAGGATGCGAAGTTTGCGAAAGTTTTCAAAGGGAATGTTCTGGTCGTCGAGGATCAATTGGTCAATCAACGAGTGGCGCAGAACTATTTGCGTAAACTCGGCTTGGAAGTTGAGGTCGCAGCCAACGGTCTTGTCGCTTTTGAAAAATGCCAAAGCAAAAAATATGATCTGATTTTTATGGACTGCCAAATGCCGGTTTTAAATGGTTTTGAAGCGACCAAAAAAATTCGGCAGACGGAACAGGTCACGGCATCCACAAGGACGCCTATCATCGCCCTGACGGCAGATGCCGGGGGGGCGGATAAGCTTGAATATGCTCATTCAGGCATGGATGGTTTTTTGGCGAAGCCTATTGAGCTGCCCTTGTTGTTCGAGGTCTTGCAGCGCTGGCTTCCGCTTCAGGAAAACACGTTGGATCTGACGGCTCTGGCGCAATTAGAAAGTTACATGGTGAAGGATCAGAGTTTGGTCGCGGCCTTGATTGAAGACCTAGAGGCATCGGCTCCGGGACTTATTTCGTCCATGAAGAAGTCTTTTCAAGACGTGGATGAGACAGGTCTCAGCGAGGCAGCGCACGCGCTGAAGTCTGCCGCCGCCACCCTGGGTGCCAAACGTTTGGCAGAGCTGTGTGCAACCGTTGAGGATTTGACGGATGTCTCTGGCGCAGCCGAATTTATCACCCAGATCGAAGAGCAGTTCGTGAATAGTCTGAATGAGTTGAAAAACTATTTGTCTGAAAAAAACGCCGCCTAA
- a CDS encoding response regulator — MAKILIVDDQKSVLLTLEALLGKDGHLVTACTNAVEALHSLAQNTFDLVITDAVMPGSGDGYALTRTIRKQPLLAKTPVILLTGKREKADIEKGIESGVNDYVVKPIDPELLLAKIRNLLVKKPEDTVQFSSAAVNYKAEWETKTEIVTLSELGVTISSSVAVPVGKILRLNSPIFEEIGIPKVPLRIDSCEEIPGPEPLYRIQAHFVGITEKELSPIRLWIRARRNY; from the coding sequence ATGGCAAAAATTCTTATCGTAGATGATCAGAAAAGTGTGTTGCTCACACTGGAAGCGCTTCTCGGCAAGGACGGGCATCTTGTAACTGCATGCACAAATGCCGTAGAAGCATTGCACTCGTTGGCGCAAAACACTTTTGATCTCGTCATTACCGACGCCGTGATGCCGGGAAGCGGTGACGGTTATGCGCTGACACGCACCATCCGCAAACAGCCGCTCTTAGCAAAAACTCCGGTGATTTTATTAACCGGGAAGCGCGAAAAGGCGGATATCGAAAAAGGCATCGAGTCCGGTGTGAACGATTACGTGGTCAAGCCGATTGATCCCGAACTGCTTTTGGCGAAGATCCGCAATCTTCTGGTGAAAAAACCAGAAGACACCGTGCAGTTTTCCTCTGCGGCTGTGAATTATAAAGCGGAATGGGAGACAAAGACCGAAATCGTAACCTTGTCTGAATTAGGCGTGACCATTTCGTCATCGGTGGCGGTGCCAGTGGGAAAGATTCTTCGTTTGAACTCTCCCATCTTTGAAGAGATCGGGATTCCCAAGGTTCCTTTGCGTATTGATTCTTGTGAAGAGATTCCGGGGCCGGAACCTCTTTATCGCATTCAGGCGCATTTCGTGGGTATTACCGAAAAAGAACTTTCGCCGATTCGTCTTTGGATTCGTGCGCGAAGAAATTATTGA
- a CDS encoding murein L,D-transpeptidase catalytic domain family protein, whose amino-acid sequence MPISKRKTLFSRFSTALLTTSLLAMVACSNGGGGEAALPDDPTSEGIAETPSGTIEKPIADTTGDVTDSQKEAILKNYDHVDPTHIVPYKSLEEALIYFHQNKSRFSNQNYLSIINFGQSSKEKRFYIINMKTGSVWAMHVAHGKGSDANHDGIAEKFSNVSGSNASSLGIYKAAESYNGSNGLSLRLDGLSTTNSNARARAIVIHGASYVQESSIIQGRSWGCPAVAMENRDAVIKYLKGGSMVYAVVDTGSTEAPSIPANPGDGGTYSMHALSWETSSNPERKQWSQYLMKLVLNDWSSLLKGASDMKDFCPRYASLNNNQRANVWAQLFSAITKFESNYNPLSRMHETTMGTDPVTKKPVYSEGLLQLSYQDITGWNFCKFDWSKDKYLSSTDPKKTILDPYINLHCGVGIMAKQVAKKGVIKLGSGAYWAVIKTNSQYQKISQITSMVRSLPICK is encoded by the coding sequence ATGCCAATTAGCAAACGAAAAACATTATTCTCACGTTTTAGCACTGCGCTTTTAACAACTTCGCTGCTAGCCATGGTGGCTTGCAGTAATGGCGGCGGAGGAGAAGCCGCCCTGCCCGACGATCCCACGTCAGAAGGGATTGCGGAAACACCCTCGGGAACGATCGAAAAACCGATCGCTGACACCACAGGGGATGTGACCGACTCACAAAAAGAGGCCATCTTAAAAAATTATGACCACGTCGATCCTACCCACATTGTCCCTTACAAATCCTTAGAAGAAGCTCTTATTTACTTTCACCAGAACAAGTCCCGATTCTCAAATCAAAACTATCTTTCCATCATTAACTTTGGACAAAGCTCAAAAGAAAAACGTTTTTACATCATCAACATGAAAACCGGAAGTGTGTGGGCGATGCACGTGGCCCATGGCAAGGGGTCGGATGCAAACCACGATGGTATCGCGGAGAAATTTAGCAACGTCTCTGGCTCCAATGCCAGCTCTCTGGGGATTTATAAAGCGGCAGAATCGTATAATGGCAGCAATGGCCTGTCTTTACGATTGGATGGCCTGTCGACCACAAACTCCAATGCCCGAGCGCGCGCCATCGTCATCCACGGCGCTAGCTATGTGCAGGAATCGAGTATTATCCAAGGACGGAGTTGGGGCTGCCCGGCTGTCGCCATGGAAAATCGTGATGCCGTCATCAAGTACCTCAAAGGTGGCAGTATGGTTTATGCGGTCGTGGACACCGGAAGCACTGAAGCGCCTTCCATTCCCGCCAATCCAGGCGATGGGGGAACGTATTCCATGCACGCCCTCTCATGGGAGACCTCCTCCAATCCAGAGCGCAAGCAATGGTCACAATACTTGATGAAGTTGGTTCTGAATGATTGGAGCTCTCTGCTTAAAGGCGCAAGTGACATGAAAGACTTCTGTCCTCGGTATGCTTCTTTGAACAACAATCAGCGCGCGAATGTGTGGGCTCAGCTTTTTTCCGCGATAACAAAATTTGAAAGCAACTACAATCCCTTGTCCCGCATGCACGAAACAACGATGGGCACAGATCCGGTGACCAAAAAACCGGTCTATTCCGAAGGGCTGCTGCAGCTATCTTACCAGGACATCACTGGCTGGAATTTCTGTAAGTTTGACTGGAGCAAGGATAAGTATTTAAGCTCAACCGATCCTAAGAAGACCATTTTAGATCCCTACATCAATCTTCACTGCGGTGTCGGTATCATGGCTAAACAAGTCGCGAAAAAAGGGGTGATTAAGCTGGGTTCGGGTGCTTACTGGGCCGTTATTAAAACCAACAGTCAGTATCAGAAAATCAGTCAGATCACATCTATGGTCAGATCTTTGCCTATTTGTAAGTGA